In Pseudomonas sp. ADAK2, the genomic window CGTTGAGCACCGGCGAAACGCCGTTGGCCAGATAGGCCAGGACCACATCCAGCAGCAACGTCAGACGCCAGCCGCCCTCCGGCTGCGGTTGGGCGAGAAGGGTGCGGGTCGGGTCGAAATCCAGCAGCGGGTATTTTTCCAGCAGCTCGTCCTTGAGCAGGCTGGCTGTTGCCGAGCGCAGGGTGTGGCGGGTATTGAATCGGGCACTGATGGTGCGGGCAATGATCTCGGTATACGCCCCCGCAGCGGGCGACGAAGGTACAGGCATGTTGCAATCCTTTGCATGGTTGATGCCTTGAACATAAAGCCTTGGCACGTGATGGGTGCGGTATCCGGTTACCGCACCTTGATCGGTTTAATGGGGTAAGGCGCGCCGCCAACGGACACAAAAAAGCCGCGACCTGTCGGTAGCGGCTTACATGTTTGCAGACTTACCTGTTACTGATTACGAATGATCTGTACCCAGTACCACATTCAGCGCACTGCGCGCGTCATCGAGTTGCACCAGCGTCGCATGCCGCGCGCCCAGCGCATCGCGATTCTCGATGGCGGTCAGAATCGCCTTATGGCGTGGCAGTGCCAGTTCATGCAGGTTCGGCCGCTGGTTGGAATGCTTCAACGCCTCGGCAATCGCCACCGACAGCATGTTGCACAGGTTGGCCAGCAGGTCGTTGTGGGTGGCGTCGGCGATGCGGCTGTGGAAGTCCAGGTCCGGTTGCAGCAGCGCTTCCGGGGTCGGCGCGGCTTCCATCCGTTGGTAGGCTTCGCCGATGGAGGCGATGTCGGCGTCGGTGGCGTACTGCGCGGCGAGGGCGGCAGCGGCCGGTTCGATGATGCTGCGCACGCTGGTCAACAGGCCGAAAAATTCATTCTGCGGGCTGCTTTGCATTAACCAGTGCAGCACGTCCGGGTCGAGCATGTGCCATTCCTTGCGCGCCTTGACCACCGTGCCGACCCGCGGCCGCGAATACACCAGGCCCTTGGCGACCAGTACCCGCGTGGCTTCGCGCAATACCGGGCGGCTGACCGCGTACTCCTCGCACAACAGCGCTTCGGCGGGCAGTTTGTCGTCGGGCTTGAAGCGTCCGGAGACGATCTGCATGCCCAGTTCCTGGACGATGCGCGAATGCATGCTTTTGCGGTCGGAAGGTTTGCGGTAATCCATGGGGAACGGCGCGATCCTGGGCGGGTGGGGGTGGTGCGCATGATAGCAGGCGCGCAGTGATCGTTCCCACGCTCTGCGTGGGAATGCCTCAAGGGACGCTCTGCGTTCCAAGGGGACGCGGAGCGTCCCGGGCTGCATTCCCACGCGGAGCGTGGGAACGATCAGGGGGAGGGGAATTAGTGGGAATGGCGCGGAACTTCGGAGCCACGGCAACCGACCAGGAAGTCGAAATCACAGCCCTGGTCTGCTTGCAGCACATGATCAATGTAGAGCTGACGATAGCCGCCGACGATCAAATTCTCCGGCGGCCGCAGATCCGCCATCCGCGCCGCCAGTTCGGCATCCGGGATGTCCAGGTGCAACCGCCCGCTGGCGCAATCCAGCTCAATAAAGTCACCTTCCTGCACCACCGCCAACGGTCCGCCAGCCGCCGCTTCCGGCGCCACGTGCAAAACCACCGTGCCGTAAGCCGTGCCGCTCATGCGCGCATCGGAAATCCGCACCATGTCGGTCACGCCTTGCGCCAGCAGCTTGGCCGGCAAGCCCATGTTGCCGACTTCGGCCATGCCCGGATAACCCTTCGGCCCGCAGTTTTTCATCACCAGAATCGAGTTGGCATCCACGTCAAGTTCCGGGTCGTTGATCCGTGCCTTGTACATGTCGAAGTTCTCGAACACCACGGCCCGCCCGCGATGCTGCATCAACTCGGCAGTGGCGGCGGAAGGCTTGAGCACCGCGCCCAGTGGCGCCAGGTTGCCGCGCAGTACGCAGATGCCGCCGTCGGCGCGGATCGGGTTGTCGAGCGTGCGGATCACTTCGTCCTGGCCGTAGATTGGCGCGTCCTTGGTGTTCTCGCCGAGGGTCTTGCCGTTGACGGTCAAGGCGTTCGGGTGCGGAATCAGGTTGGCTTCGCCAAGGCGACGCAACACGGCGGGCAACCCCCCGGCGTAGTAGAACTCTTCCATCAGGAAACGCCCGGACGGCTGCAGATCGACGATGGTCGGCATGCCGCGACCGATGCGGGTCCAATCGTCGAGCTCCAGGTCAACGCCGATGCGCCCGGCGATGGCTTTCAAGTGGATCACCGCGTTGGTCGAGCCACCGATGGCCGCGTTCACCCGAATCGCGTTTTCAAAGGCTTCTTTCGTGAGGATTTTCGACAGCCGCAGATCTTCGCGCACCATTTCCACCGCACGCATGCCGGACATGTGCGCCAACACATAACGCCGCGCATCCACTGCCGGAATGGCCGCGTTGTGGGGCAGGGAAGTGCCCAGTGCTTCTGCCATGCAAGCCATGGTCGAGGCGGTGCCCATGGTGTTGCAAGTGCCGGCCGAGCGGGACATGCCGCCCTCGGCCGCGAGGAAATCGTCGAGGGTGATGGTGCCGGCTTTCACCTGTTCGCTGAGCTGCCAAACCACCGTGCCCGAGCCAATGTCCTGGCCCTTGTGCTTGCCGTTGAGCATTGGCCCGCCGGTGACGACGATGGCTGGCACGTCGCAACTGGCCGCGCCCATCAACAGTGCCGGGGTGGTTTTGTCGCAACCGGTCAACAGGACGACGCCATCAATCGGGTTGCCACGAATCGCTTCTTCAACGTCCATGCTCGTCAGATTGCGGGTGAACATGGCGGTGGGGCGCAGGTTCGATTCGCCGTTGGAGAACACCGGGAACTCGACCGGCCAGCCACCTGCCTCGATCACCCCGCGTTTGACGTGCTCGGCAATCTGCCGGAAGTGCGCGTTGCACGGGGTCAGTTCCGACCAGGTGTTGCAGATACCGATGATCGGCTTGCCGTGGAATTGATGGTCGGCGATGCCCTGATTCTTCATCCAGCTGCGGTACATGAAGCCGTTTTTATCGGCGGTGCCAAACCATTGGGCGGAGCGCAGGGTGGGTTTCTTATCAGACATGATCGATTCTCTTATTGTATGACTATATTGTTGCATCTGAGGAATAACATAAGCGCAAATTCGGCGCTTTGGAAGCGTTGTCGCTTAATTAGTAATACTATATAGTCGTTTTCGACGGAGGGATTGGCCCTGGCGGTTTTCCGCGAGAGGCGTCCCCCGAGGTTCTATAACAACAACAATCGGAGACCGATCCCCATGAGCCAGGAACTGCGGCTTATTCGTCGCATCACGCTGAAACTGATTCCCTTCCTGATCCTGCTGTACCTGATCGCCTATGTGGATCGCTCCGCCGTCGGCTTCGCCAAGCTGCACATGGGCGCCGACATCGGCATCGGCGATGCGGCCTACGGCCTCGGCGCCGGGCTGTTCTTCATTGGCTACTTCCTGCTGGAAATCCCCAGCAACCTGATGCTCGAACGCTTCGGCGCGCGGCGCTGGTTCGCACGGATCATGATCACCTGGGGCGCGATCACCATTGGCATGGCGTTCGTGCAAGGCCCGCACAGCTTCTATGTAATGCGCTTTCTGCTCGGTGCCGCCGAAGCCGGGTTCTTCCCGGGCGTTCTGTACTACATCACCCAATGGTTTCCGGTGCGCCATCGCGGCAAGATTCTCGGGCTGTTCATCCTCTCCCAACCCATCGCGATGATGATCACCGGTCCGGTGTCCGGCGGTTTGCTCGGCATGGACGGCACCCTCGGCCTGCACGGTTGGCAATGGCTGTTCATCGTGATTGGCACCCCGGCGATCCTGCTGACCTGGCCGGTCCTGCGTTGGTTGCCGGATGGTCCGCAACAAGTGAAATGGATGGACCAGGCCGAGAAGGACTGGCTGACCGGCGAGCTGAAAAAAGACCTCGCCGAATATGGCCAGACCCGCCATGGCAACCCGTTGCATGCGCTGAAAGACAAACGGGTGCTGCTGCTGGCGCTGTTTTATCTGCCGGTGACGTTGAGCATTTACGGCCTGGGCCTGTGGTTGCCGACGCTGATCAAACAGTTCGGCGGCACGGACCTGGTGACCGGTTTCGTGTCCTCGGTGCCCTACATCTTCGGCATCATCGGCTTGCTGATCGTGCCGCGCAGTTCCGACCGCTTGAATGATCGTTACGGCCATTTGGCGGTGCTCTATGTGCTGGGCGCCATTGGCCTGTTTCTCAGTGCCTGGCTGACCTTGCCGGTGGCGCAACTGGCGGCGTTGTGCCTGGTGGCATTCGCGCTGTTTTCCTGCACGGCGGTGTTCTGGACCTTGCCGGGGCGGTTCTTCGCGGGTGCCAGTGCGGCGGCGGGGATTGCCCTGATCAACTCGGTGGGCAACCTCGGCGGCTACATCGGGCCGTTCGTGATTGGTGCGCTGAAGGAATACACCGGCAATTTGGCCTCGGGGCTGTACTTCTTGTCCGGGGTGATGGTGTTCGGGTTGCTGCTGACGGGGGTGGTTTATCGCTTGCTGGAGCGCAAACACGTGTTGCCTGCCGATCAGTTTGCCGCCAGCGCCCGTGGCGCAACGCGCACCTGACCCCCAACGGTGAAATGTCGATTCACAGGAGAAAATCATGCGTTTAGTTCAGTTCGAATTGCTCAATGGCGAGCGCCGCGTCGGCGTGGTCGAGAACGGTCTGGTTCGTGAAATCCAGGAAGCGCGTACGGTGCGTGACCTGGCGCTGGCGGCAATCGAGGCGGGGATCGGCTTGCAACAGCAAGTCGAGGCCCTCGGCCTGGGCATTAGCCACGACTACGCGGAACTGCTGACTCACCTGCGCATCCTGCCACCCCTGGATCACCCGGACCCGGCGCACATGCTGGTCAGCGGCACCGGCCTGACTCACCTGGGCAGCGCCTCGGCCCGGGACAAAATGCACCAGCAGGTTGGCGACGAAGCGGCGATGACCGACACCATGCGCATCTTCAAGTGGGGCGTGGAGGGTGGTAAACCCGCCGTCGGTCAGGCCGGCGTGCAGCCGGAATGGTTCTATAAGGGCGACGGCAGCATTGTCGTGCGACCGGGCCAGCCGTTCCCGCTGCCACCGTTTGCCGAAGACGCCGGGGAAGAGCCAGAGCTCAGCGGCCTCTACGTTATTGGCCACGACGGCAAGCCCTATCGCCTCGGTTATGCGGTGGGCAACGAGTTCTCCGACCACGTGATGGAACGCAAGAATTACCTGTACCTCGCGCACTCGAAATTGCGCAGTTGCAGTTATGGCCCGGAACTTCGCGTCGGTGAGCTACCCCAACACTTGGCAGGCACCAGTCGCATCCTGCGTGACGGCGAAGTGTTGTGGCAGAACGAGTTCCTCAGCGGCGAGGCCAATATGTGCCACAGCCTGGCGAACCTCGAATACCACCATTTCAAGTACAGCCAGTTCCTGCGCCCGGGGGACGTGCACATTCACTTCTTCGGCACCGCGACCCTGTCCTTCGCCGATGGCATCCGCACCCAACCGGGTGACGTGTTTGAAATCAGCCAGGCCGAATTCGGCGCGCCATTGATCAATGGCATTGCACCCGCCGAATCGGCGTTCGAACCCGGCACTGTCGGCACCCTTTAAGGAGATTTTCATGACCCAGATTCTTGGTCACAACTACATCGGCGGCCAGCGCAGCGCGGCCGGCGCGGTCAAACTGCAAAGCGTTGACGCCAGCACGGGCGAGAACTTGCCCGGCGATTTCTACCAGGCGACACCGGAAGAAGTCGACGCTGCGGCCAAGGCTGCTGCGTCCGCTTACCCGGCTTATCGCAGCCTCAGCGCCGAACGGCGCGCGCAATTTCTGGACACGATTGCCGATGAACTGGACGCGCTAGGTGATGACTTCGTTGCCGTGGTCTGCCGCGAAACCGCGTTGCCGGCCGGGCGCATTCAGGGCGAGCGCGGACGCACCAGCGGCCAGATGCGTTTGTTCGCCAAGGTCCTGCGTCGCGGCGATTTCTATGGCGCACGCATTGATCTGGCCTTACCCGACCGCCAACCGTTGCCACGTCCCGATCTGCGTCAATACCGCATCGGCCTGGGGCCGGTGGCCGTATTCGGCGCCAGCAACTTTCCGTTGGCATTCTCCACGGCGGGCGGCGATACCGCATCGGCATTGGCCGCCGGATGCCCGGTGGTGTTCAAGGCTCACAGCGGCCACATGGCGACGGCTGAGTTCGTCGCTGATGCAATCCTGCGCGCCGCAGAAAAAACCGACATGCCCGCCGGTGTGTTCAACATGATCTTTGGCGGCGGGGTCGGCGAAGCGCTGGTCAAGCACCCGGCGATCCAGGCCGTGGGCTTTACCGGCTCGCTTAAGGGCGGTCGCGCGCTGTGCGACATGGCCGCTGCACGGCCGCAGCCGATTCCGGTGTTCGCCGAGATGTCGAGCATCAACCCGGTGATCGTCCTGCCTCAGGCATTGGCGGTTCGTTCTGAAACGGTTGCCCGTGACCTGACGGCGTCGGTGGTGCAGGGCTGTGGTCAGTTCTGTACTAATCCGGGGTTGGTGATCGGTATTCGTTCGCCGCAATTCGGTGCGTTTGTGCAGCAGGTTGCCGCGTTGATCGCTGATCAGCCGGCGCAAACCATGCTCAATGCCGGGACGTTGGGCAGCTATGGCAAAGGTCTGCAAAAGCTGCTCGCCCATCCTGGGATCGAGCACTTGGCGGGCAGTGCGCAGCAAGGGAACCAGGCGCAGCCGCAACTGTTCAAGGCCGATGTCAGCCTGTTGATCGATGGCGATGAAGTGTTGCAGGAAGAAGTCTTCGGCCCGACCACGGTGTTCGTCGAAGTGGCGGATCAGGCACAGCTCAGCGCCGCTTTGCATGGCCTGCACGGGCAACTGACGGCGACGATCATTGGCGAAGCGGCGGACTTCGAGCAGTTCGGCGAGCTGACGGCGTTGTTGGAGCAGAAGGTTGGGCGAATCCTGCTCAATGGCTATCCGACTGGCGTGGAAGTCTGCGATTCGATGGTTCACGGCGGGCCGTATCCAGCAACGTCCGATGCGCGCGGCACCTCGGTGGGTACGCTGGCCATCGACCGCTTCCTGCGCCCGGTGTGCTTCCAGAACTATCCCGACAGCTTGCTGCCGGAAGCGTTGAAGAACGGCAACCCGCTGCGCATCCAGCGCCTGGTAGACGGCAAGCCATCCCGCGACGCCCTCTAACTCCCCTGCACCCGATCGTTCCCACGCTCCGCGTGGGAATGCAGCCCGGGACGCTCCGCGTCCCCTCCAGAGCCGAACGCGGAGCGTCCGATGAGGCATTCCCACGCAGAGCGTGGGAACGATCACACGATCAGAGGGAGAGGGCGGTGTGATGAGCTATCATTGCGTCTTTCCATTTGAATGATTGATTGCCATGACTGCCGTAACCGACACCTTGCTCAACGCCCTCGAAAACTGCGACATGCTGGAAATCGACGGTTTGCACGCCTTCGATTTCTCCCTCGATGAAGACGATAACCTGCACATCGAATGCATGGATGGCCGTGCGGCCAAGCGCTGGGCGTTCAGCATGGCCCAGATTGAGGCGGCGACTTTCGATCCAACCCTGCAAAGCTGGCTGATCACCGGGGATTCCGGCGAGCACCGGCTGGTGTGCATGGCCGCCATTGGCGGGCATGACGACGAGGAAGAAGAGCATGAAGATGCGTAATTTCTGGCCACTGTTGATGGCGGGCAGCGTCGGCGCCATGGGCGTGCAGGCCGCTACCGTCGATGATTATCAGTTGCTGGTCGGCTCCTACACGGCGGGCCAGAGCCAGGGCATTTATCGCCTGAACTTCGACAGCGCCACCGGGCAGATTGCCGCCAAGCCGCTGCAAGTGGTGAAGAGTGAAAACCCATCCTGGCTGACGATTTCCAAGGATCAGCAGCACCTGTTCGTGGTCAACGAAAACGGCCCAGGCCAGGCCGACCCGGTCGGCAAGGTCAGCAGTTACGCGATCAACCCCAAGACCTTTGAGCTGAAGCTGATCAATCAGGTGCAGAGCCTGGGCAACGAGCCGACGCATTCGAGCCTCAGCGGCGATGCCAGTCACTTGTTCGTCAGCAACTACTCGGTGGTCGAAGATCCGGGCGGCACCCTCGCGGTGTTGCCGGTGGGCGCTGACGGCAAGCTCAAGCCAGTGGTGCAACTGAGCAGCCACCCGTCGAGCCGGGTCAATCCGGAGCGGCAGGCGTCGGCGCATGTGCATTCGACGATCTCCTCGCCGGACGGTAAGTACGTGTTCTCCAATGACCTGGGGGCGGACAAGATTTTTGTCTACCGCTTCAATCCCAAGGCCAATCCCGAACTGCCATTGACGCCTGCGACCCCGGCGTCGGTGTCGTTGCCGCCGGGCAGCGGGCCGCGTCATTTGCTGTTCAGTGCCGATGGCAAACATGCGTGGCTGAGCATGGAAATGACTGCTCAGGTCGCGGTGTTCGATTACCAGGATGGCACGCTCAAGCAAACCCAGATGGTGGATCTGGCGGCGGGGCAACCGACGTCCGACAAGGCCGGCGCGGCGTTGCACGCCTCAAAGGATGGCAAGTTCCTCTACGTCAGCAACCGTGGCACCGCCAATCAGTTGCTGGTGTTCTCTATCGACCCGGCCACCGCCCAGCTCAAGGAAATGCAACGCCGTTCCGTCGAGGGTGATCACCCGCGCGAGTTCAGCCTCGATCCGAGTGGCAAGTTCCTGTTGATCGCCAACCAGAAAAGCAACGAGATTGTCGTCGTCGAGCGCGACGCCAAGACCGGTCTTTTGGGCAAAACCGTGCAGAAATTGCCGATGGATGCCCCGAGCGATCTAAAGTTCTTGCTGCGTCAATAGGTGCGGCAATAGGCCGCAGGCCCCGGTTGATGGGGCCTGCAACCTAGTATTAATGAGACTGATATCGGCTAATGCTACAAAGCATTTCAAGGCGCGGACCCTCGCAGAGTAAGTTTGCTTCACGGCCTAACCAGGCAAGCAAGCCAACTGACTCCGAGGAACACCGCCATGAACTTCAATATCTTCTCCATCATCGCCGCATCCGCTATCTCTGCCACCGTTGCCCTGCCAGCCAGCGCCAACGTTGAAATCAACAGCAAAAAATCCCACACCCAGAGCTACACCCAGAAATACCTGCAGCAAAGCGCCAACTTCTACGCAGCCCTGGATCACAAGACCCAAGCCTGAAATCCGCAAAGTCCGTCGCTTCCTGTAAGAGCTGCCGAAGACTGCGACCTTTTGACTTTAAAAAGCAAAAGATCACAGCCTTCGGCAGCTTTTTTGTGCGCGTGTATTTCCCCGCGTCATAGGTTTTATTCAGCACCGATATAGACGGGTTTAATGATCAACCAGGCTGATGGTCACTATGGAAAACCCTGAGTGGTTGCCTCGGTTTTTTTGATCGATCCTGTGGGCACTGAAACATGCCCACGGAGAACACCATGGCCAGCGCAATCCTCACTTATGCCAAACACGGCGCCTACCTGGCCATCGGTCTCTACGTGGTCATGGTCCTGGTGGTCAGTCTTTCGTCCCAATCGCAGCACGACCGGCAGGCGCCGATCGAAGTCGCCTATCCCGGTATCCAGTTCGAGCATCGCTCGCAAAACGCGGTGATTAATCATGTGGAAGTGGCGGGAGTTGTCGGGTCATGAAAGGACGCAGACTCTGGGTCATTGCCTTCCTGGCGTTCATGACCAATGGCGCTTCATTGTTGGGAGTCGGGCAAGGCTCGGCGGGGTCGGTGGCACGGGCCATCGAATGCAATCACAACATTGCGCACAATATTCAGACAGCCAAGGCGCTGGGGCTGTTGGTGGGTAATCCGCCGCTGAAGGCCCGGGCCGGATTCCTCGGGCCGTTTCAGGTGGATTGCTCGGCGTTGGGGATGTGTTCCGTCCTGGCCTGACGCTAACCCTGTAGGAGCGAAGCTTGCTC contains:
- a CDS encoding FadR/GntR family transcriptional regulator, whose amino-acid sequence is MDYRKPSDRKSMHSRIVQELGMQIVSGRFKPDDKLPAEALLCEEYAVSRPVLREATRVLVAKGLVYSRPRVGTVVKARKEWHMLDPDVLHWLMQSSPQNEFFGLLTSVRSIIEPAAAALAAQYATDADIASIGEAYQRMEAAPTPEALLQPDLDFHSRIADATHNDLLANLCNMLSVAIAEALKHSNQRPNLHELALPRHKAILTAIENRDALGARHATLVQLDDARSALNVVLGTDHS
- a CDS encoding IlvD/Edd family dehydratase, whose protein sequence is MSDKKPTLRSAQWFGTADKNGFMYRSWMKNQGIADHQFHGKPIIGICNTWSELTPCNAHFRQIAEHVKRGVIEAGGWPVEFPVFSNGESNLRPTAMFTRNLTSMDVEEAIRGNPIDGVVLLTGCDKTTPALLMGAASCDVPAIVVTGGPMLNGKHKGQDIGSGTVVWQLSEQVKAGTITLDDFLAAEGGMSRSAGTCNTMGTASTMACMAEALGTSLPHNAAIPAVDARRYVLAHMSGMRAVEMVREDLRLSKILTKEAFENAIRVNAAIGGSTNAVIHLKAIAGRIGVDLELDDWTRIGRGMPTIVDLQPSGRFLMEEFYYAGGLPAVLRRLGEANLIPHPNALTVNGKTLGENTKDAPIYGQDEVIRTLDNPIRADGGICVLRGNLAPLGAVLKPSAATAELMQHRGRAVVFENFDMYKARINDPELDVDANSILVMKNCGPKGYPGMAEVGNMGLPAKLLAQGVTDMVRISDARMSGTAYGTVVLHVAPEAAAGGPLAVVQEGDFIELDCASGRLHLDIPDAELAARMADLRPPENLIVGGYRQLYIDHVLQADQGCDFDFLVGCRGSEVPRHSH
- a CDS encoding MFS transporter, with translation MSQELRLIRRITLKLIPFLILLYLIAYVDRSAVGFAKLHMGADIGIGDAAYGLGAGLFFIGYFLLEIPSNLMLERFGARRWFARIMITWGAITIGMAFVQGPHSFYVMRFLLGAAEAGFFPGVLYYITQWFPVRHRGKILGLFILSQPIAMMITGPVSGGLLGMDGTLGLHGWQWLFIVIGTPAILLTWPVLRWLPDGPQQVKWMDQAEKDWLTGELKKDLAEYGQTRHGNPLHALKDKRVLLLALFYLPVTLSIYGLGLWLPTLIKQFGGTDLVTGFVSSVPYIFGIIGLLIVPRSSDRLNDRYGHLAVLYVLGAIGLFLSAWLTLPVAQLAALCLVAFALFSCTAVFWTLPGRFFAGASAAAGIALINSVGNLGGYIGPFVIGALKEYTGNLASGLYFLSGVMVFGLLLTGVVYRLLERKHVLPADQFAASARGATRT
- the araD1 gene encoding AraD1 family protein encodes the protein MRLVQFELLNGERRVGVVENGLVREIQEARTVRDLALAAIEAGIGLQQQVEALGLGISHDYAELLTHLRILPPLDHPDPAHMLVSGTGLTHLGSASARDKMHQQVGDEAAMTDTMRIFKWGVEGGKPAVGQAGVQPEWFYKGDGSIVVRPGQPFPLPPFAEDAGEEPELSGLYVIGHDGKPYRLGYAVGNEFSDHVMERKNYLYLAHSKLRSCSYGPELRVGELPQHLAGTSRILRDGEVLWQNEFLSGEANMCHSLANLEYHHFKYSQFLRPGDVHIHFFGTATLSFADGIRTQPGDVFEISQAEFGAPLINGIAPAESAFEPGTVGTL
- a CDS encoding aldehyde dehydrogenase (NADP(+)); the protein is MTQILGHNYIGGQRSAAGAVKLQSVDASTGENLPGDFYQATPEEVDAAAKAAASAYPAYRSLSAERRAQFLDTIADELDALGDDFVAVVCRETALPAGRIQGERGRTSGQMRLFAKVLRRGDFYGARIDLALPDRQPLPRPDLRQYRIGLGPVAVFGASNFPLAFSTAGGDTASALAAGCPVVFKAHSGHMATAEFVADAILRAAEKTDMPAGVFNMIFGGGVGEALVKHPAIQAVGFTGSLKGGRALCDMAAARPQPIPVFAEMSSINPVIVLPQALAVRSETVARDLTASVVQGCGQFCTNPGLVIGIRSPQFGAFVQQVAALIADQPAQTMLNAGTLGSYGKGLQKLLAHPGIEHLAGSAQQGNQAQPQLFKADVSLLIDGDEVLQEEVFGPTTVFVEVADQAQLSAALHGLHGQLTATIIGEAADFEQFGELTALLEQKVGRILLNGYPTGVEVCDSMVHGGPYPATSDARGTSVGTLAIDRFLRPVCFQNYPDSLLPEALKNGNPLRIQRLVDGKPSRDAL
- a CDS encoding DUF5629 family protein — translated: MTAVTDTLLNALENCDMLEIDGLHAFDFSLDEDDNLHIECMDGRAAKRWAFSMAQIEAATFDPTLQSWLITGDSGEHRLVCMAAIGGHDDEEEEHEDA
- a CDS encoding lactonase family protein; this encodes MKMRNFWPLLMAGSVGAMGVQAATVDDYQLLVGSYTAGQSQGIYRLNFDSATGQIAAKPLQVVKSENPSWLTISKDQQHLFVVNENGPGQADPVGKVSSYAINPKTFELKLINQVQSLGNEPTHSSLSGDASHLFVSNYSVVEDPGGTLAVLPVGADGKLKPVVQLSSHPSSRVNPERQASAHVHSTISSPDGKYVFSNDLGADKIFVYRFNPKANPELPLTPATPASVSLPPGSGPRHLLFSADGKHAWLSMEMTAQVAVFDYQDGTLKQTQMVDLAAGQPTSDKAGAALHASKDGKFLYVSNRGTANQLLVFSIDPATAQLKEMQRRSVEGDHPREFSLDPSGKFLLIANQKSNEIVVVERDAKTGLLGKTVQKLPMDAPSDLKFLLRQ